GAGGTCACCATTGAAGACTTCAAGAGCCCAGGCTTCGGTTTCACGAAATTGATAAATGGTGTGCCAGGACTTTCCGTCGTCACAAGACATGATCAACGATGCACCACCGCCACGTCCCTTCCACTCCTTGGTAGTCAGTGCAACTAGATTGCTGTTGAAGTCAATGATGTTCGAGATGTGACTCATATTGTGAGTGGCGTACACCTTAGTCACGCTGGTGCCATCGAATTTCCAGATTGCCGATTCATTACCAGCGCTGTAGTCGGCAGAGCTGGCCAGCCAGAGATATCCGTTGTAAACATGGCTGCGGAAGAAGCGCGTTTTGTAGGACTTCCAACTCCAGTTTTTGCCATCTGTTGAAGTAAACATCCCGCCATCGTTTGTGTCTCGATAGACACCAAAGGCATAGAGTTTATTTTTGTATGTCTTGATCTCACGAATGTAGAGAGTTCTATTGCCACCGTCGTAGACTTTCTCCCAATTCAAGCCATCTTTTGATCGGTAGATTTGACCAGAAGGCCTTTCGTAATGGGAGTTGAGGGCATAGATATAGCCGTTGAGTACAGCCAACCCACAGCCTACTGGATTCGGTCCATCAAACACCTTGGACCATTGGGCTCCATCTGAGGAGCGATAGATCTGCCCGTCGCTCTCAGTATTGGCATACAGATAACCATTAAACTCTTCTAGAGCGCAGACCGACTCGCGCACGCGAATTCCCGGTGATTGTTCCCGCCAGGGCGGGAAAGTCATGATCTTGTTTTTACCCTGGTAGCCGAAGCCTCCGGCCACCAACTTGCCCTTGAATTCCTTCAGACTAAAAAAGCCGTCTTCGGGGCCAATGCCCACAACCTGAACCGAGTTTCCTGCAAAGGTGAGGAATTCTCCCTCCTCACTACTCAGACCCATTTCTTCCAGGGTCTTTGGGTTAAACTCACCGCTACAGGCCACGATGACCATCGCCAGGGTGATTTGAACTGGAAAACGAAGAAGAAACCAGACCAACCGATTCATTGGGACCATCCTTCCTAATGGACATCACACGTGCTGCAAGAGAGACAACGTGGGGTGGGCCGTCCTGACCACACCGTCATCTATTTATATGAGGTAAACCCGATCAGTTCCTTGGAATTTACCCAACCTCAACCATTGATAGGAAATTGCAAACAAGGTGCCCGCAAATCGACTTTCACTTGGCAAATTAGTGGGAGGAAAGTTCGGTCTTCAGTCAGAGTCTTCTCAATTGACCAATGACTTGAAGCGCATTCGGATTTCTACACAGGGGTCAGTATTCTGACTGCAGAGGGGAGGGTAAGTGTCTCAATTTGAAACGAAAAGTCCCTTCAAATACAACTGAAGCTGTTCCCGCCCGTCGGTCTCATCGAGAAGTGGTAGAAATTGGCCAAGGGCCTCCCGGGCTAACATTGCTTCGGCCAGGCTGGGGCGTGGACCCTGTCCTTGATAAAATCCAGTAGAGGAGTTCCACAGGTTTTGGTTGAGATAGGAATAGGCTGCCCGTGCCGAGGATTTGTACACCCCAACTTGGAACAAATGGGCCGACATGGACACCGCTTGAAGTCCTAAAATCTGGGTTTCAAAGTCAGTCCCACTATCCACATTGGTCTCGCGATCTAGACGAACTAAAGAGCGAAATCGGCCATTGGGTCCTTGCAGCCGTTGGGTCAGCATGTGGGTGAGTCCGACGGCCAGGTTCCTCAGTTCAGGGAGAACCTGTTGAATCTCCTCCATTGCCGGAGGGCGATTGGGAATCATGGACTCAAGGAGATATTTGGATTTTGTTTTGGGAAGCTCTTCTTCGCAAAAGCGGATAAACTCAATCAGGGCGATTAAAAAGGCAGAAGTGGATTTGGTCTTTATCTCCATGGATCTTATGCCATCCTTAATGTCGACCAGGCCAGCGAGAGTGGTGGGCCACTGACACTCCTCTTCCTGGTCGAACCATCTGGGATTGTTGTCCTCACAGATCTGTACCAGGGGTGTCCCTTTGGATTTAAGCGTCTTCAATATGAGGCCCGCATTGTTAAGTGCTTTTGCCAGCATCACATCCTGTGAAAAAGCCGGTACGTCCAGCGCATCGCTGGGAAGATTGGTGATCATGTCTTTGACGCGAATAGAGGACATAACATGGCCGAGAGTGGTGGGCTGCCAATCGTTAAATACTCGGGCCAGAGAAACAAATCCTCGCAACAGGCTGGCCTGTCCAGAAATATCCAGAGAGGGCAGGTGGCTGCGGCGGGAAAGACCAAAGCCCGCAATGAGCGAAGCCCGTAGGGGGAAGAAGCTCAAAGGCAGGAGCCGCTCCACGGGTTGGCTGGACTCAACCAAATGCCAATTTTCCAACTGCTCCTCGCTTGGGACTTCCTGGTTGTCTTGAGTGTGTAACATTCCTTCGAAACCAAGGATTTGATTGGCTCGAACCAAGCCAAGCAGTATAAGATTCTTGTTGTCTTGTGAGGAACGAATAAACCCCATGTCCTCGGGCCAGTGAGCTGTCGACTGAAGAATCTGGCCAAAGGCGTGGGCGCTCACTGTCAATCGCCCTCGTTGATCTTTGCTACCAGAAATGTGTGGGCCAAGCCTTCTGTTTTCAAGGCCAAAGCTCTCTGACTCAATGGCTGGGATAAAGCTGGTTCCAAACTGACTGCGATACCAGGCGTTGAGCTCATTGCGAACAAAAGAGGGGTAGTCCTCCGTGTAGCCTTCGATGCGATCGAATTCCTGATCAATCTGGCCTTTGATTTCCGCCAGGAGAAGCCAAGGAAGCTCGATCAAAGAATCGCGAATCATTCTCTGCACCCCAATCTTCATGGTTTTTAAAACTTCGGCCTCAATCTGGTCTCTCATCCGATCGATGCCATAGTCTTTGATCGCCGGCAGGATAAATAGGTGTTTGGCAATCTGGGTGCCAATTCCAGTGCATTCAATCCCCTTAAGGCAGTTACGATCGGCTTGGGAGGAATCCTTCATAAACTTGTAGAGGTCACGGGAAGCCCTTTGGAAGACCGGACCACGGTCTTTGGCTGGCATTTGATCCCAAACTTCAACCAAAAGAGCCAATGCCGATTTCTCATCTTTGGTTCGCGAAATGCGACGGGCAATCGTCTCCGCCGCCTTAAACTGCTCCTGGGTCTCAGGTTCTAAAGTGATATTCATTTCTTGAGTCAACTGACTGAGAATTTTGAGCGCCTCGTCAAGGCGAGGGGTCAAATCAAAGGACCTGAGGGTGGCAGTAACCGGATGCAGAGTCTTCTCCTGAAATGACTTGATACCAGCGATCACCCCCTCGCGGATTTTGGGTTCCAATTTGCCTATAGCAAAATCTGACAAGGTCTGGTCGATGTAGCGTTGAGCCAGGTAAACTAGATTGCCGGTTCTCATGTGAATGGATGACTGTTTAAGGTACCAGGATCTCCTCTGCAGCAGAAGGCGTACATTGAGAAGTTGGGTGTTCTTTTGTTCGTCCAGGTTGTATGTGTTCATGACGAAGGGGGTGATGCTGTGTTCGATGAGAAACTCACCAAATGGGGATTCACTAAATTTGGTGGACGAAAAGGTGTTTTCTCCCCAATAGAAAGCCTCAAAGTACTTTCGCAGGCTTCCTGGCTCCGTCAGGCTTTGTCCCACGGCCAAAGGAACTAGGGAAAACAGGTTCCCGGAGCTATAATCTCCTGAAGGAAGGTGGATGCGTATCGGCCGTTGGCTATCCACTGGTGGATGAACAACCGGGTGATCTATCTTCACGTCAGGTGGAGCAAAAGGACGAGTAGAGGTTGGCCGTGCGCAGCTACACAAAGTCCCCCCTGCAATTAGGGCGGCCAATCCAAATTGAATCTTTACCAACATTCCTCATCCCCCTAAAAAAACAGACTCAATCCAAGTTCATGAAGAACAGAAGCTTCAATATTGCGACCATCAAAGACACTGACCCACTCGTAGTAAATCGACCAGGGGATGGCCGATCGGCCTGCCTGGTAGGACTTGATGGTGCTAAATGTGGTTTCAATCCGGGCGAGGTGGGCATCCCGATCCGAACCCTTCTCCAAAAATTGGTCTCTCCCCGCGGGAGCTCCGGCAACCTGATCTTTGAATTTGTGCTCATATTGGTAACCCATGGCCACTGACCAGTAATCGCCAAAATCCTTAATGAACCCTGCTGTGCCACTGAGGATATCTCCCGGATCTTCACTGATCTGATATTTTTGGCTGGCATCAGGTAGAAGATCCTCAGCGTTCATGGGGACTCGTCGCTCCCGGTTTCTTTGAAAATTCAATTGATAGGAGGCCGCTCCAAGCAGGCGAAAACCGCCAGCCATTGGTTTTTCAGTGATCCAGGAAGTTTTCAATGCAGGTTGATGGAGGCTTTCAATGGCCGTGAGATCATCAGCATCGGGGACGGGCCCTGTTGGCAATGAGAGGTAAAATCGCAAAGTCTGCTGCAAGCTTGGCTTCTCAATCAGCCGGTAAATATTGATTATCTGGATGTCACCGACAAACTGGTCGTTCTTAGTGACTAAGGGCTTATAACCTTTGTCTGCCAAAGTCTGGAGAAAAACCTGCTTGTAGTCAGTATTCAGTAGAGCGAGGGTGGCATCGACCTCAGGCAGAGCACCATTAACATGGTCGCGAATCTGATTGAGGTTTCCAGCTGTGTGGGAAACTTCAATTTGGTTTGAATAGGTCATGATAGGAATAGCCAGTCCCACCGTCCATTTGTCCGTAATACCGGTAAGAATCACGGGTAGGGCGTAAGTGACATCCGGGTTCACCGAGACATTAATACGTCCCAAATGTAGCTGATCCCCTAGTTGGTATGAGCCATACTGATTGAGAAGGTTCACCAGTTGCCTTGCCTGAGGTTCCATTTGAGTCAAAGTTCGAGAGTTGAGTTCTATTGAATAGATGTCCGTAAGAGATCTGAGATCACCAGAATCTGTGAAATGACCGTTAAGGCCATCGAAGTTACCATAGCGCAATTGGATAGATCGAACCCCCTTGGGAAGAGAGTCCACATATTCCATGCCTTGGGCGACAGATCCGAGGATCATTCCCCACAAGCAAGCTGTTATGAATCTGAAGGGCAAAAACCCGTAAATGCCCGTCACCAGAAAACACCCCCGTCGTCCGTTTTTTGGCAGATATTTGATTGTCCATCTAGGTGAGCAAGATCTGTGCGCGGGAGGAAAGCCTATAGGAGAGTAGAGTGGCACGATTGTGAAATTTGATCACCTGGAGGGAAGTTCCTACAGATGCTTCCAAGGTCTTGAGAAGAATGTTCATGACTGTCAGGTTTTTGGCAGTTGTTGGGCCAATTCGTTCAGTTTTTCCATAATGGGTTTGAGCTCGTCGTTCTTGCGAAGTTGACGCCCGACATCCTCCATCCGGCCATCTTTTAGGTCATGGATAAAACCAACAATGATATTCATGGGGCCAGCGATGCGATGAAATGCCGCCATGGAAAACAAAAAAGCAATAGCCGCAAAGGTGATAAAGACGCCTAAAACAATAAGTGAAATCTCGTAGGTCGCATATTCAAACAGGGCCAAGATGCGTTGGTCGTCTCGGCCTAGACTTTGAAGAATCATATCCCGGCAATTCTCTACTCTATTGAGGATCAGAGCAAAGAGGGCTCCCATGATCACAGTTAGGGTGAGGAGATAATAAAGGCTGTATTTAATCTGAAAAGGTAAATCAAGGGGAAGGTTTCGTAGACGACGGCTTTCCCCAGAAGTGAGTTTACGTTTCTCCCCCATGCTGCCAGCCTCCCGCAAAGTTCTGTCAGTATCCATGGATGCCGCTCGATTTATTGTCCCTATCCTATCTCTGTCAGATAGCGGACACAAGTAAGAGAATCCATAAAGTGTCTCAAAATGAGATGGTTCACAACTTTTCTGGAGTTCGCGGTTTTCTTTAGCGTCACAGATGAGCAGGGGGTTAAGAAATGAAGAACTTGGTAAGAAGCCACCTAGAAGCCGGTTTTTACTCAATTGGGGTCATCATCCTTATATATAGTCTCCTTCTTATTGCCGTGACGGCCTCCGCCGAGCAAAGCGAAACCTCGTCCAGGCTGGCTCCAACTCTCAATCAGATTGTCGCAAGGCAGGCGTTTCAGGTGCGCAACGAACGGGTTGAGGCGACTGAACTAGTGGACAAGAAATTCCATTGGAAGTTTGAGGGAGATAATATGACGGGCCACCTTTACAAGCCGAAGGGCGACAGATTAGCCGCAGTGCTAGTATTACCGGGCCAATCGGGGCAGGTGACAACCCAGACCAAAGTCTTCTGCGAGAAGATGCGTCGAAAGGGCTATGTGGTTTTGGCGTTGGATTTGTCTGAGGTCAGTCGTGAGTCTGCTGTGGAAACCAGTCGAGCGATCGCCGAATCTTTAGGTTGGATGGAGGAGTTGGTTTATGTGGACTCTGCCCGAATTGGAATCGTCGGCGATTTACCAGGAGTGAAGGCCGAGGTCCGGCGTTCAACAAAGTCCCTTCCCAATTGAGAGCTCGTCAATATTTTGTTAACCCACCAACATGGGGAATCCACCCATTAGAATAAAGACGGGCAGAGATTGAGTTTCGCCCGCTTTGAGTTTGATCCAGGCAATGTTTTGGCCCATGAGGCTGGAATTAGGGTTGAGGGTTGCGTCCTGAGCTCCATGTCCCTTCAGTTCATGAAGAAACTCCGCTGTGGACGGTGCCCAATAGGTCCCGGATTTTGAACCCAGGTCCGTGATACGAGCTGAATTTCCCGTCTTTGTAATTTCAATCAAGGCATGCCCCACCTTGGCGGTCCCTTCTGGCCGACTAAGGGTCCTGTGGTTGAGATACAGGACGCCGTAGCGTAGACCAAGTGTTTCGTTTAGTACTTCTTGTGGAGGCCGTTTGTTTTCACTTCCGGGATCCCGTGCAACCAATATCTTGACCGGTAGTTCGTCAACCGGTACCTGCAAAGTCAAAAACAGGTGATCTCTTGCTTCAAAGACAAAATTTACCTGTCCCTCAAGTTCGGCTTGGTCGAAGAGCTGGATCTTCCACTTGATCTTCCTCTGTCCCGAAGGGACAAAACATCCTCCTCTCTCTTCAAGGATGCCATGGCCAGGGACGCTCTCCTGGGCCTCCTGGATAAAGTATTCAACCCGAACATTGGCGTAACTGGATTCTTCATCGGGGGGAATAGGGGCTCCATCGGGAGTAAAGTATTCGACGCCCAGGCGACCAGAGTCTGAAAAGGTCCTAAGGTCTCGATAGATATTGCGGCGAAAGTTCTTGTCGTCGAAGGGGATATCCATTTGTCGGGCGACTGATTTAAATATTTCCTCGGGTGTGGCTCGCCCTTGGGACTTCACAGCTTCCCATACCAGCAACATTCGACCTGCTTTACTGAGATCCCCCGGTTGTTTCGGCATGAGACAAGTTTAACACCTGCCCTGCACATTTTTAACACCAGCCAGCTCAACTCAAACTAAAGTCGGTCAATTAAGTTACAGAAATCACATTGGACTGCCCAACTTATGGTCAGGGAGACACGACAAAGACTGTCGCGGGGGGGTGAGAACTTCAACACACGGATGGCAATTTTTTTGTTTTAAACCAAACCAACCAATAACCAATCCTAATAAAGGGGGGAAAAACGATGCGGTATATCGGCAAATCAATCAGCGGACTGATGGTCGTGATCGGTCTTCTGATGACTTCAGTGACGGCGCAGGCGGCAAATTCGTCTTGCGAGTCCACGCGGTCATTGGCGGATTATTATCATGGCCTTTACGGCCGTTATTTGGGGCTCTATTTGGCCACCAATAATCAGAGCTATTTTAACTCGGCACTCAACTATCAGGCATTGTCTGAAACACGCCGGGACTCATATCACAACTGTATTAAGCCTTATGTCCCACCACCACCACCTCCGGGCGGAGAC
This is a stretch of genomic DNA from Pseudobdellovibrionaceae bacterium. It encodes these proteins:
- a CDS encoding alpha/beta hydrolase; translated protein: MKNLVRSHLEAGFYSIGVIILIYSLLLIAVTASAEQSETSSRLAPTLNQIVARQAFQVRNERVEATELVDKKFHWKFEGDNMTGHLYKPKGDRLAAVLVLPGQSGQVTTQTKVFCEKMRRKGYVVLALDLSEVSRESAVETSRAIAESLGWMEELVYVDSARIGIVGDLPGVKAEVRRSTKSLPN